From a region of the Deinococcus terrestris genome:
- a CDS encoding acyl-CoA dehydrogenase family protein, whose product MLPTTALPADLEAVTARAEAAIRAHADACEAAGDVTPEAGAALRASGYTRLTLPREAGGLGATLEQYAEAQRRLGEAGAALALVLAMHTHVVGAAFQGRTLPEPMLTALAGASVEGRLVNALASEPELGSPSRGGLPRTAAVPDGDGWRVTGRKTWATGARGLGLAVVSAATPAGEVARLLVPMDAPGVAVEPTWVGALALRGSGSHDVTFDGVWVAAEHVAPPTPTHPASSAWFWTALAATYLGVGFAALETLTAYARERVPTALGAPIATLPRVQETVGRMAAELTASRALLTEAARAWDAAPGPEAVPLLGAAKVHATNAAVAAGDLAVRTAGGAALLPTLGLERLLRDARAGLTHPPADEVGYGGLGAARLGVEARR is encoded by the coding sequence ATGTTGCCCACCACTGCCCTTCCCGCCGACCTCGAAGCCGTCACCGCGCGGGCAGAGGCGGCCATCCGTGCTCACGCCGACGCCTGCGAGGCGGCCGGGGACGTGACCCCGGAGGCGGGGGCGGCGCTGCGGGCAAGCGGCTACACCCGGCTGACCCTGCCGCGTGAGGCCGGGGGGCTGGGGGCCACCCTGGAGCAGTACGCCGAGGCGCAGCGGCGGCTGGGCGAGGCGGGCGCCGCGCTCGCGCTGGTGCTGGCGATGCACACGCATGTGGTGGGAGCGGCCTTTCAGGGGCGAACCCTGCCCGAACCGATGCTGACGGCGCTGGCGGGGGCGAGCGTAGAGGGGCGGCTGGTGAACGCGCTGGCGAGTGAGCCGGAACTGGGCAGCCCGTCTCGGGGGGGCCTGCCGCGCACGGCGGCGGTGCCGGACGGGGACGGCTGGCGGGTCACCGGGCGCAAGACCTGGGCCACCGGAGCGCGGGGGCTGGGGCTGGCGGTCGTGAGCGCGGCCACCCCCGCCGGGGAGGTCGCCCGGTTGTTGGTGCCGATGGACGCTCCCGGCGTGGCCGTGGAGCCGACCTGGGTGGGGGCGCTCGCCCTGCGCGGAAGTGGGAGCCATGACGTGACTTTTGACGGAGTGTGGGTGGCCGCCGAGCACGTGGCCCCGCCGACCCCGACCCACCCCGCGAGCAGCGCGTGGTTCTGGACAGCCCTTGCCGCGACCTACCTGGGGGTGGGTTTCGCGGCGCTGGAGACGCTGACGGCCTATGCACGGGAACGGGTGCCGACCGCGCTGGGGGCACCCATCGCCACCCTGCCCCGCGTGCAGGAGACGGTGGGCCGGATGGCGGCGGAGCTGACGGCCTCGCGCGCCCTGCTCACGGAAGCGGCGCGGGCCTGGGACGCCGCGCCGGGGCCGGAAGCGGTGCCCCTCCTGGGCGCGGCCAAGGTCCACGCGACGAACGCGGCCGTGGCCGCTGGCGACCTCGCGGTGCGGACGGCGGGCGGGGCGGCGCTGCTGCCCACGCTGGGGCTCGAGCGCCTGCTGCGCGACGCGCGGGCCGGACTGACCCATCCCCCCGCCGACGAGGTGGGCTACGGCGGACTGGGGGCGGCGCGGCTGGGGGTGGAGGCGCGGCGGTAG
- the trpB gene encoding tryptophan synthase subunit beta: MSMFLPAYPQPDARGRFGRFGGRYVPETLIPALDELEEAYLDAKRDPEFLNELERLLREFVGRPSPLYLAQRLTEHAGGAKIYLKREDLNHTGAHKINNCLAQALLAVRMGKRRVIAETGAGQHGVASATAAALLGLECIVYMGAEDIRRQALNVFRMKLLGAEVREVTSGTATLKDATNEAIRDWVTNVRDTFYILGSVVGPHPYPAMVRDFQAVIGEEVKVQLEAVEGRPAPDAVVACVGGGSNAIGIFAPYAYLPEEERPRLIGTEAAGEGVESGKHAASVAGGRIGVLHGSMMYLLNDDEGQIVAAHSVSAGLDYPGIGPEHCHYSETGVAEYVPVTDAQALEALQLLTRLEGIIPALESAHAIYHAVQLAPELGPDGIIVVNLSGRGDKDVAEVMRLLEQERDAGLLDRDPEQLIAEVLA; encoded by the coding sequence ATGTCCATGTTTCTCCCGGCCTACCCGCAGCCTGACGCGCGGGGCCGCTTCGGGCGCTTCGGCGGGCGGTACGTCCCCGAGACGCTGATTCCGGCCCTGGACGAACTGGAGGAGGCCTACCTCGACGCCAAGCGGGACCCCGAGTTCCTGAACGAGCTGGAGCGGCTGCTGCGCGAGTTCGTGGGCCGCCCCAGTCCGCTGTACCTCGCCCAGCGCCTGACCGAGCACGCGGGCGGCGCGAAGATTTACCTCAAGCGCGAGGACCTCAACCACACGGGCGCCCACAAGATCAACAACTGCCTCGCGCAGGCCCTCCTCGCCGTGCGGATGGGCAAGCGGCGGGTCATCGCGGAGACGGGCGCCGGGCAGCACGGGGTCGCCTCCGCCACCGCCGCCGCGCTGCTGGGCCTGGAGTGCATCGTGTATATGGGCGCGGAGGACATCCGCCGCCAGGCCCTGAACGTCTTCCGGATGAAGTTGCTGGGCGCCGAGGTCCGCGAGGTCACCTCCGGCACTGCCACCCTCAAGGACGCCACCAACGAGGCGATCCGCGACTGGGTGACGAACGTGCGCGACACCTTCTACATCCTGGGCAGCGTGGTGGGGCCGCACCCGTACCCGGCGATGGTGCGCGACTTTCAGGCCGTGATCGGGGAGGAGGTCAAGGTGCAGTTGGAAGCGGTCGAGGGCCGCCCCGCTCCCGACGCCGTCGTCGCCTGCGTGGGCGGCGGGTCCAACGCCATCGGCATCTTCGCCCCTTATGCCTATCTGCCGGAAGAGGAGCGCCCCCGCCTGATCGGCACCGAGGCCGCCGGGGAGGGCGTGGAGAGCGGCAAGCACGCCGCTTCCGTCGCGGGGGGGCGCATCGGCGTGCTGCACGGTTCGATGATGTACCTCCTCAACGACGACGAGGGCCAGATCGTCGCGGCCCACTCGGTCAGCGCGGGGCTGGATTACCCCGGCATCGGGCCGGAGCACTGCCATTACTCGGAAACCGGGGTGGCCGAATACGTCCCCGTCACCGACGCGCAGGCGCTCGAAGCCCTGCAACTCCTCACCCGGCTGGAGGGCATCATCCCCGCGCTGGAAAGTGCCCACGCGATCTATCACGCGGTGCAGCTTGCCCCCGAGCTGGGACCGGACGGGATCATCGTGGTCAACCTCTCCGGGCGCGGCGACAAGGACGTGGCCGAGGTGATGCGCCTGCTGGAACAGGAGCGGGACGCGGGCCTGCTGGACAGGGACCCCGAGCAACTCATCGCGGAGGTGCTGGCATGA
- a CDS encoding sensor domain-containing diguanylate cyclase — protein MRLAPLLLLPQLPVWILLAVAGVQLSAAVDARTQATAEAAHSREQLSRMEAALRLTLDLETGVRGYVITGQSAFLTPYREATAVLPGVLATLREGTAAQPTPDRPAQLARLSRIETLLERWQARVGRPEIAVRGRSAQEAAALVARGTGKRLIDAVRAEAAAFTRTEGTRLREQEAAALARLQDLRRTLLEYGTAVIALSVLSGLLASALISRSYRRVSLAAERLARGEGGVRLSDRGPQEVRSLSAAFNRMSEQLGAAQQEAQGRAADLAAQNARMGALGDLSDWLQAARGLEEGGQILARALPTLLPGTRGSLATHNASRNLLVPLLTWGEEVASGGAPDGCWALRRGETRWPQDSGFAPACLAGPGGGGYVCVPLFSHGETLGILRVRPEADGHPLPADLRETLPAVARQVALALAGLRLQERLHQQAIRDPLTGLFNRRHLEDALASAGAHAAATDEPLSLIALDVDHFKRFNDTFGHEAGDAVLVRVGAALRDLAPPSAVPARPGGEEFTLLLPGLDTGAAAALAERLRETVAGWSLSHAGMALGQVTVSLGVASLRVHAPAPEGLPRAADEALYAAKAGGRNRVMVARGLEVSPLGVFAH, from the coding sequence ATGCGTCTGGCCCCCCTCCTCCTTCTGCCCCAGCTTCCGGTGTGGATCTTGCTGGCGGTGGCGGGCGTGCAGCTCTCGGCGGCGGTGGATGCCCGCACGCAGGCCACGGCGGAAGCGGCACACTCGCGCGAGCAACTGTCCCGGATGGAGGCGGCGCTGCGGCTGACGCTCGACCTCGAAACGGGGGTGCGCGGGTACGTGATCACCGGGCAATCCGCGTTCCTGACCCCCTACCGGGAGGCGACCGCTGTCCTGCCGGGGGTGCTGGCGACCCTGCGCGAGGGGACCGCCGCGCAGCCCACCCCCGACCGCCCGGCGCAGCTCGCCCGCCTCAGCCGCATCGAGACGTTGCTGGAACGTTGGCAGGCCAGGGTGGGCCGCCCCGAGATCGCGGTACGCGGGCGCTCGGCGCAGGAAGCGGCCGCACTCGTGGCGCGGGGCACGGGCAAGCGCCTGATTGACGCGGTGCGGGCCGAGGCCGCCGCGTTTACCCGCACCGAGGGCACCCGGCTGCGCGAACAGGAGGCGGCGGCGCTGGCCCGATTGCAGGACCTGCGGCGCACCCTGCTGGAATACGGGACCGCGGTGATCGCCCTGTCGGTCCTCAGCGGGCTGCTCGCATCGGCGCTGATCTCGCGCAGCTACCGCCGGGTCAGCCTCGCGGCCGAGCGCCTCGCGCGGGGCGAGGGCGGCGTGCGCCTCTCCGACCGGGGACCGCAGGAAGTCCGCTCGCTCTCGGCGGCCTTCAACCGCATGAGTGAACAGCTCGGAGCCGCGCAGCAGGAGGCGCAGGGCCGCGCCGCTGACCTCGCTGCCCAGAACGCGCGGATGGGGGCGCTGGGCGACCTCAGCGACTGGCTGCAAGCGGCGCGGGGCCTGGAGGAAGGCGGGCAGATCCTGGCCCGCGCCCTGCCCACGCTGCTGCCCGGCACGCGCGGCTCGCTCGCCACCCACAACGCCTCGCGCAACCTGCTCGTGCCGCTGCTGACCTGGGGGGAGGAGGTGGCCTCCGGCGGCGCCCCCGACGGCTGCTGGGCGCTGCGCCGGGGCGAGACCCGCTGGCCGCAGGACTCGGGGTTCGCGCCCGCGTGTCTGGCCGGGCCAGGGGGCGGCGGGTACGTCTGCGTCCCCCTCTTCTCGCACGGGGAGACGCTGGGCATCCTGCGGGTGCGTCCCGAGGCCGACGGGCATCCCCTCCCCGCCGACCTGCGGGAGACGCTGCCCGCCGTGGCGCGGCAGGTGGCCCTCGCCCTCGCCGGATTGCGACTTCAGGAGCGGCTGCACCAGCAGGCCATCCGTGATCCCCTCACCGGGCTGTTCAACCGCCGTCACCTCGAAGACGCACTCGCCTCGGCTGGGGCACACGCCGCCGCCACGGATGAGCCGCTCTCGCTGATCGCCCTGGACGTGGACCATTTCAAGCGCTTCAACGACACCTTCGGGCACGAGGCGGGAGACGCCGTGCTCGTGCGGGTCGGGGCCGCCCTGCGCGACCTCGCCCCCCCCAGCGCGGTGCCCGCCCGGCCCGGCGGGGAGGAGTTCACCCTGCTGCTGCCGGGGCTGGACACGGGGGCGGCAGCGGCCCTCGCCGAGCGCCTGCGCGAGACGGTCGCGGGCTGGAGTCTCAGCCACGCGGGGATGGCGCTGGGGCAAGTCACCGTATCGCTGGGGGTGGCGTCCCTGAGGGTCCACGCGCCTGCCCCGGAGGGCTTGCCCCGCGCGGCGGACGAGGCCCTCTACGCCGCGAAGGCCGGGGGGCGCAACCGGGTCATGGTGGCCCGTGGGCTGGAGGTCAGCCCGCTCGGGGTATTCGCGCACTGA
- the trpA gene encoding tryptophan synthase subunit alpha, with protein sequence MTATLTRGAERLHAAFAGAKAENRAAFIPFMTGGFPSAAGFPAVADALLAHADILEVGIPYSDPLGDGPTIQRASEQALAGGTSTRRTLALIRDLRARHGTPIVVMTYVNPIYAVGPREFMRLAQEAGVDGLILPDLPPDQDLEIADLAAEHGLAVTFLIAPTSTPERVKLVAEACTGFLYAVSVTGVTGTREGSALSEVPAMLVLARQHARVPVAVGFGVKDAATARQVASVADGVVVGSAFIHAVRDGQDVGALAAEIAAGCGR encoded by the coding sequence ATGACCGCCACGTTGACGAGGGGCGCCGAGCGCCTCCACGCCGCCTTTGCTGGCGCGAAGGCCGAGAACCGCGCCGCCTTTATCCCCTTCATGACGGGCGGATTTCCCAGCGCCGCCGGGTTCCCGGCGGTGGCCGACGCGCTGCTCGCGCACGCGGACATCCTCGAAGTCGGAATTCCCTACTCCGATCCCCTGGGGGACGGCCCCACCATCCAGCGGGCCTCCGAGCAGGCGCTCGCGGGCGGCACGAGCACCCGGCGCACGCTGGCGCTCATCCGTGACCTGCGGGCGCGGCACGGCACGCCCATCGTCGTGATGACCTACGTGAACCCCATCTACGCGGTCGGCCCGCGCGAGTTCATGCGGCTCGCGCAGGAGGCGGGGGTGGACGGCCTGATTCTCCCCGACCTCCCGCCCGATCAGGACCTCGAAATCGCGGACCTCGCTGCCGAGCACGGGCTGGCGGTCACTTTCCTGATTGCGCCGACGAGCACGCCCGAGCGGGTGAAGCTGGTGGCGGAGGCGTGCACGGGCTTCCTGTACGCGGTGTCCGTTACCGGGGTCACCGGGACGCGGGAGGGGTCGGCGCTGTCTGAGGTGCCCGCAATGCTGGTCCTGGCCCGGCAGCACGCACGGGTGCCCGTCGCGGTGGGCTTCGGCGTCAAGGACGCGGCGACCGCCCGGCAGGTCGCCTCAGTCGCGGACGGGGTGGTGGTGGGCAGCGCTTTCATCCATGCGGTGCGGGACGGGCAGGACGTGGGGGCGCTCGCGGCCGAGATCGCGGCGGGGTGCGGGCGGTAG
- a CDS encoding MDR family oxidoreductase, which translates to MSQPILPNTFRALRAVKDDAGVRAEFQTLTPDDLPPGDTVVRVTHSSLNYKDGLAVAGRPGVLKAYPMTPGIDLAGEVVSDETGTYVPGQGVLLTGWGIGERQDGGYAEYARVRSEWLVPLPPGTDAHWAMSVGTAGFTAMLAVMALEEHGVTPDRGEVLVTGAAGGVGSTAVTLLAAAGFTVTASTGRVQEEGYLRSLGAANVIGRDEVPALKRPLEKERWAGVVDSVGGETLAGAIAATRTHGAVAACGLAGGSGLSTTVFPFILRGVALLGIDSVTCPMPRRQAAWERLARDLPAARLADVTQVRSLSDVPALAERILAGQVRGRTVIAVTQQKIG; encoded by the coding sequence ATGTCCCAGCCCATCCTCCCCAACACCTTCCGTGCCCTGCGGGCCGTCAAGGACGACGCGGGCGTCCGCGCCGAGTTCCAGACCCTCACCCCCGACGACCTGCCCCCCGGCGATACGGTGGTCCGGGTCACCCACTCCAGCCTCAACTACAAGGATGGGCTGGCGGTGGCTGGTCGCCCCGGCGTCCTGAAGGCCTATCCCATGACCCCCGGCATCGACCTGGCGGGCGAGGTCGTCTCCGACGAGACGGGCACCTACGTCCCCGGTCAGGGCGTGCTTCTGACCGGCTGGGGAATCGGTGAACGGCAGGACGGCGGCTACGCCGAATACGCCCGCGTCCGCTCCGAGTGGCTGGTGCCGCTGCCCCCCGGCACGGACGCCCACTGGGCCATGAGCGTGGGCACGGCGGGCTTCACGGCGATGCTGGCGGTGATGGCGCTGGAGGAGCATGGGGTCACCCCCGACCGGGGCGAGGTGCTTGTCACGGGGGCGGCGGGGGGCGTGGGCAGCACGGCAGTCACGCTCCTCGCGGCGGCGGGCTTCACGGTGACGGCCAGCACCGGGCGCGTGCAGGAGGAGGGCTATCTGCGCTCGCTGGGTGCGGCGAACGTCATCGGCCGTGACGAGGTGCCCGCGCTGAAGCGCCCCCTGGAAAAGGAACGTTGGGCCGGGGTCGTGGACTCGGTGGGCGGCGAGACGCTCGCGGGGGCCATCGCGGCCACGCGGACCCACGGGGCGGTCGCGGCCTGCGGGCTGGCGGGGGGCAGCGGCCTGTCCACGACCGTCTTCCCCTTCATTCTGCGCGGGGTGGCCCTCCTGGGCATCGACTCGGTGACCTGCCCCATGCCGAGGCGCCAGGCGGCCTGGGAGCGGCTGGCCCGTGACCTCCCCGCCGCCAGACTCGCGGACGTGACCCAGGTGCGGTCCCTCTCGGACGTCCCCGCCCTGGCCGAGCGGATTCTGGCCGGGCAGGTGCGCGGGCGAACGGTGATTGCGGTCACCCAGCAGAAGATCGGATGA
- the gluQRS gene encoding tRNA glutamyl-Q(34) synthetase GluQRS: MPDFPAPTVGRFAPSPTGAMHLGNARTALLAWLHSRALGGRHLLRFEDLDTGRVRPWAFGVTRRDLEWLGLDWDAEYVQSQRLDVYADALARLTAAGETYPCTCTRREIAQAIQESAGAPHGTEPVYPGLCRTHPPDPGRPAARRWRVPDQTVCVRDAFTGETLCQHLPTEVGDFVLRRNDGVYAYHLAVVVDDAATGVTDVVRGLDLWTATPRQVALQRALGFLTPRYLHVPLMTDFRGERLAKRGGAPPVQALREEGEEAGRVLATLARSLGWEVPETVTARELLPLWRRTLEEAGWSLSSQS, encoded by the coding sequence ATGCCCGACTTTCCCGCGCCCACCGTGGGCCGTTTCGCCCCCAGCCCCACGGGCGCGATGCACCTGGGCAACGCGCGGACAGCCCTGCTCGCGTGGCTGCACTCGCGGGCGCTGGGCGGGCGGCACCTGCTGAGGTTCGAGGACCTCGACACCGGGCGGGTGCGGCCCTGGGCCTTCGGCGTGACCCGGCGCGACCTGGAGTGGCTGGGCCTGGACTGGGACGCCGAATACGTGCAGTCGCAGCGGCTGGACGTGTATGCCGACGCCCTGGCCCGGCTCACGGCGGCGGGGGAGACGTATCCCTGCACCTGCACCCGCCGCGAGATCGCTCAGGCCATTCAGGAGAGCGCGGGAGCGCCGCACGGCACGGAGCCGGTCTATCCGGGCCTCTGCCGCACGCATCCCCCCGATCCGGGTCGCCCCGCCGCCCGGCGCTGGCGTGTTCCCGACCAGACGGTGTGCGTGCGAGACGCCTTCACCGGGGAAACGCTGTGCCAGCACCTTCCCACCGAGGTGGGCGACTTCGTGCTGCGGCGCAATGACGGCGTGTATGCCTATCACCTCGCCGTGGTGGTGGACGACGCGGCGACCGGCGTGACGGACGTGGTGCGCGGGCTGGACCTGTGGACGGCGACGCCCCGGCAGGTCGCCTTGCAGAGGGCGCTGGGCTTCCTCACGCCCAGATACCTCCACGTCCCGCTGATGACCGACTTCCGGGGCGAGCGCCTCGCCAAGCGGGGTGGAGCGCCCCCGGTGCAGGCCCTGCGCGAGGAGGGAGAGGAGGCCGGACGGGTCCTCGCCACGCTGGCCCGTTCGCTGGGCTGGGAGGTGCCAGAGACGGTGACGGCGCGGGAACTCCTCCCCCTCTGGCGGCGAACTCTGGAGGAGGCTGGATGGTCGCTTTCCTCACAAAGTTAG